One genomic segment of Naumovozyma castellii chromosome 7, complete genome includes these proteins:
- the HIR2 gene encoding Hir2p (ancestral locus Anc_5.634) encodes MRLLKYPLDLKDQSVKALVAIGSHLIIVSNVGHVHVWSQQSLVNTAFNKIPIRDLRESHSFQIDSFNPKLDRNVFAVEGTNDLLILATENRILISRNWLIRDKNKKFECVFQCHMGSDNVITDMKIDQLNKIVLVSMVSPDQILLFNLETLKLINVIDQEFKPSLNRRPITLIIDPCGTRFTVLCSDRSMLVYQINESGNFKLLNTFPQYVQVHPLHYKITMPPQGDTLPLINSIKGSTSKDITTTVLLDANDNYKIKSTIVSPSSSNTKVLKYSPTIYEKTNQKKGTKVSYNLLATSGTEDGTILMWNTKRMKPLFNAMSTSSMPINDIVWSQDGLTLFAISDDSVLYTFAFQDNDLGDQLSIEQVTLLRDQNKKLPILSNLNLDKKVLQSKLDACLNKSDEKTITKIQKEEGTKKPSSKRRTSLKQNLPAQSQDSMVKITQSTNMEFNPPSYNVPKDLKRKKPKVKESSTPLNGEQNPSPTKKLKRDLEPISFLDTGLLLPNVSFSRMRLATPKIRLQFTYTPFSDPNLYMTIKNGSGSEQTPSIVSLYQKPLQIRQKDTQPKLIFQDFIPKYVCQCIAGESFWCCCTSDGTLYTYTDSGRRLLPPMTLGVPITFLQACKQYLLCVTSLGELYCWDLSMKKLLFPMTTVYPLLKPSIRYSDDVLTRVENITMCTVTSKGVPLATLSNGDGYIFDKDMESWLLVSDGWWAYGSQYWDSLNNDYKNDSNTLEELKNAENKKSLINMMERKTNEELDRKGRIKHLQRFAKTLLMKEGFENMEEIVTLSHLENRILVSLKLEEFNEFKDLIIAYSSRLGELGYIERLNDMLQWIYNDGKMGKSDLLLGQSRELILKDILIACADMRHVQRVTKAYASAIGMLASSIP; translated from the coding sequence ATGAGACTATTGAAATATCCCTTAGATTTAAAGGATCAATCAGTGAAAGCTCTCGTCGCAATCGGATCCCATCTCATAATTGTCAGTAACGTCGGTCACGTGCATGTATGGTCACAACAATCATTGGTTAACACTGCATTTAATAAGATACCCATTCGTGATCTTCGTGAATCACACTCATTCCAAATTGATTCGTTTAATCCCAAGTTGGATAGGAATGTATTCGCTGTAGAGGGTACAAATGATCTTTTGATCCTGGCTACCGAGAACAGAATATTAATATCTCGTAATTGGCTGATACGAGACAAGAATAAGAAATTCGAGTGCGTGTTTCAATGTCATATGGGGAGCGATAATGTAATTACTGATATGAAAATTGATCAGTTGAATAAGATTGTATTGGTATCCATGGTGAGTCCCGACCAGATCCTACTATTTAATCTGGaaacattgaaattaattaatgtCATCGATCAAGAATTTAAACCATCCTTGAATAGGCGACCCATCACTTTAATAATAGATCCTTGTGGAACTAGATTCACTGTATTATGTTCAGATAGATCAATGTTAGTATATCAGATTAATGAATCGGGTAATTTCAAACTCTTAAATACATTTCCACAATACGTTCAAGTGCATCCACTACATTACAAGATAACAATGCCACCACAGGGGGACACCTTACCATTGattaattcaattaagGGATCCACTTCAAAAGATATTACCACAACTGTTCTATTAGACGCCAATGACAACTATAAGATTAAATCCACAATTGtatcaccttcttcatcaaatacTAAAGTCTTAAAATACTCTCCAACAATCTATGAAAAGACTAATCAAAAGAAAGGCACCAAAGTGtcatataatttattagctACGTCAGGAACCGAAGATGGTACCATTCTTATGTGGAATACAAAACGTATGAaaccattatttaatgCAATGTCCACATCAAGTATGCCTATAAATGATATTGTTTGGTCACAGGATGGACTCACTTTATTTGCCATATCTGATGATTCAGTTCTTTACACTTTTGCATTTCAAGATAATGATTTAGGTGATCAATTATCAATAGAACAAGTAACATTATTAAGGGACCagaataaaaaattacctatattatcaaatttgaatttagaTAAAAAAGTCCTACAATCAAAACTAGATGCATGTCTTAACAAATCTGACGAAAAGACTATAACAAAAATCCAAAAAGAGGAAGGCACAAAGAAGCCATCTTCCAAGAGGCGAACCAGTTTAAAGCAAAATTTACCGGCTCAATCTCAGGACTCAATGGTGAAAATAACTCAAAGTACAAATATGGAATTTAATCCACCTTCATATAATGTTCcaaaagatttgaaaagaaaaaagcCTAAAGTTAAAGAATCCTCAACACCTCTCAATGGTGAACAGAATCCTAGCCCAACTAAGAAGCTTAAACGTGATTTGGAACCAATCTCATTCTTAGATACGGGTTTACTATTGCCTAATGTATCTTTCTCCAGGATGAGATTGGCAACACCAAAAATTAGATTGCAATTCACATATACTCCATTTTCAGATCCTAATTTATACATGACAATTAAGAATGGGTCTGGTAGCGAACAAACACCCTCTATAGTATCATTATATCAAAAACCGTTACAAATAAGGCAAAAGGATACGCAACCAAAATTAATCTTTCAAGATTTTATCCCAAAATATGTTTGTCAATGTATTGCAGGAGAGTCATTCTGGTGTTGTTGTACCTCTGATGGAACTTTGTATACATATACTGATTCAGGGAGGAGATTATTACCACCAATGACGTTAGGAGTACCAATTACATTTTTACAGGCTTGCAAACAATATTTGTTATGTGTGACGTCACTTGGTGAATTATATTGTTGGGATTTAAGcatgaaaaaattgttgttcCCCATGACTACTGTTtatccattattgaaaccaTCCATCCGTTATTCAGACGATGTGTTAACACGTGTTGAGAATATTACAATGTGTACGGTAACATCAAAAGGGGTTCCCTTAGCGACTTTAAGTAATGGAGATGGTTACATCTTTGACAAAGATATGGAATCTTGGTTACTTGTAAGTGACGGATGGTGGGCATATGGTTCTCAATATTGGGATAGCCTGAATAATGATTATAAAAATGATTCTAACacattggaagaattaaagaacGCAGAAAACAAGAAGAGCTTAATAAATATGATGGAAAGGAAAactaatgaagaattagacAGAAAGGGTCGTATTAAACATTTACAAAGGTTTGCCAAAACATTGTTGATGAAGGAGGGGTTTGAAAATATGGAGGAAATTGTGACCCTATCGCATCTGGAAAATAGAATACTTGTTTCACTGAAATTGGAggaatttaatgaattcaaagatttaataattgCATACTCTTCTAGGTTAGGTGAACTAGGTTACATTGAAAGGTTGAATGATATGTTACAATGGATCTATAATGACGGGAAAATGGGAAAATCAGATTTGTTATTAGGCCAGTCCAGGGAACTTATATTGAAGGACATTTTAATTGCATGTGCAGATATGAGGCATGTTCAAAGGGTTACAAAAGCATACGCATCTGCAATTGGAATGTTAGCGAGCTCCATCCCGTAG
- the CKB2 gene encoding casein kinase 2 regulatory subunit CKB2 (ancestral locus Anc_5.635): MAAAKTMVQEEGLTHTQDEDDSMGEVTDSSEYVDEWIDLFLGKKGHEYFCDIDPDYITDRFNLINLQKTVSKFSQVVQYIVDELDESILETMSNARLEQLENDARKFYGLIHARYIITVKGLQKMLDKFKDADFGRCPRVYCNYQPLLPVGLHDTPGMDCVKLYCASCEDLYIPKSMRHSCIDGAFFGTSFPGMFLQAFPEMVPKHPTKKYVPKIFGFELHKQAQLARWQEFQRLKLEKKLKTLDVDLTKNGGYSA; this comes from the coding sequence ATGGCCGCTGCAAAGACGATGGTTCAAGAAGAGGGGCTTACACATACACAGGATGAGGATGATTCAATGGGAGAAGTCACTGATTCGTCTGAATACGTTGATGAATGGATCGACCTATTCCTTGGTAAGAAGGGTCATGAATATTTCTGTGATATCGACCCAGATTACATTACGGACCGTTTCAACTTGATTAATTTACAAAAGACAGTGTCTAAATTTTCACAAGTGGTGCAGTATATTGTGGATGAACTAGATGAATCCATTTTGGAGACCATGTCGAATGCCCGTTTGGAACAATTAGAGAATGATGCTCGCAAATTCTATGGACTGATTCATGCTAGATACATTATTACTGTAAAGGGGTTGCAGAAGATGTTGGACAAGTTCAAAGATGCAGATTTTGGCCGTTGTCCTCGTGTATATTGTAATTACCAACCTCTGCTACCAGTCGGATTACACGACACCCCCGGTATGGATTGCGTTAAGCTATATTGTGCCTCCTGTGAGGACTTGTACATTCCGAAATCCATGAGACACAGTTGCATCGATGGAGCCTTCTTTGGGACGAGTTTCCCCGGGATGTTCTTGCAGGCCTTCCCTGAGATGGTCCCCAAACATCCCACCAAGAAGTATGTGCCCAAGatatttggatttgaattGCATAAGCAGGCTCAATTGGCACGTTGGCAAGAGTTCCAGCGTCTCAAACTGgagaagaagttgaagacGTTGGACGTGGATTTGACGAAGAACGGCGGGTACAGCGCTTGA
- the CUE5 gene encoding ubiquitin-binding protein CUE5 (ancestral locus Anc_5.638) — MSEETNTDIKEKVPVEDLEATSNNEETKQSETNANEDTDKDSLVEVSEEATKIQLEDNTELEEKEEKKDEPSSEVQKETNEDDATNDKNEEDEGPPLPTRRKTEPEAEESENPILKQLKEAFPNIEEKYVKTVLIASQGALDPAFEALLFLSDPNSSKDIELPTKPIAANATPALPQRRKLTQLEQDALLARQLNEEYNKAHDPPRGAVRDNGRRTRPQQQRRQRTANDDDLDFSQEDDSWAQFVEKDLPDITARAKGSLQETAMKVGSWFSKNVIGEEDPNQPQPQGMNNRNGNSDFTDEQIKQQQKEWSYYQKQKKGPENPERRRFNSFGAQVGEDSLESHGIALHDNENLSDEDEDVPPQLPTREKSVDSNTQNDETNATATPKDKAKVVAQTTFIDTPEGSAKPKWQPVAPEPLNGTPTKINASGQAKIKNPDEDEDFLINSDDEL; from the coding sequence ATGAgtgaagaaacaaatacCGATATTAAGGAGAAGGTTCCCGTGGAGGATTTGGAAGCAACCAGCAACAATGAGGAAACTAAGCAGAGTGAGACCAATGCCAATGAAGATACGGATAAGGACAGTTTGGTAGAAGTTTCAGAAGAGGCTACCAAGATCCAATTGGAAGATAACACAGAGTTGGAAGAAAAGgaggaaaagaaggatgAACCTTCCTCTGAAGTTCAAAAAGAAaccaatgaagatgatgctacaaatgataagaacgaagaagatgaaggtCCACCTCTACCAACTAGAAGAAAAACCGAACCAGAAGCTGAAGAATCAGAAAACCCAATCTTAAAGCAATTAAAGGAAGCGTTCCCtaacattgaagaaaaatatgtGAAAACTGTCCTTATTGCATCTCAAGGTGCATTAGATCCTGCTTTCGAAGCTTTGCTTTTCTTATCTGATCCAAATTCAAgtaaagatattgaattgCCTACAAAGCCAATTGCAGCTAATGCAACCCCTGCATTACctcaaagaagaaaattaacTCAATTGGAACAAGACGCTTTATTAGCTCGTCAATTGAATGAGGAATATAATAAAGCTCATGACCCACCTCGCGGTGCAGTAAGAGATAATGGAAGAAGAACTCGTCCTCAACAACAACGTAGACAAAGGACTgctaatgatgatgatctTGATTTTTCACAAGAGGATGATTCTTGGGCTCAATTTGTAGAAAAGGATTTACCTGATATTACAGCAAGGGCTAAAGGATCCCTTCAAGAAACAGCTATGAAAGTCGGTTCTTGGTTTTCTAAAAACGTTATTGGTGAAGAGGATCCTAATCAACCTCAACCACAAGGAATGAATAAtagaaatggaaattcTGACTTTACTGATGAACAAAttaaacaacaacaaaaagaaTGGTCCTATTACCAGAAGCAGAAAAAGGGCCCTGAAAATCCAGAAAGACGTagatttaattcatttggTGCTCAAGTAGGAGAAGATTCTCTAGAGAGCCATGGAATTGCATTACAcgataatgaaaatttatcagatgaagatgaagatgttcCACCTCAATTGCCAACAAGAGAAAAGTCAGTTGATTCCAATACtcaaaatgatgaaactaATGCCACTGCTACGCCAAAGGATAAAGCCAAAGTTGTAGCACAAACCACCTTTATTGACACTCCTGAAGGCTCCGCCAAGCCAAAATGGCAACCTGTAGCTCCAGAACCATTGAACGGTACCCCTACAAAGATAAATGCATCAGGTCAAGCGAAGATAAAGAATCCagatgaggatgaggattttttaataaacaGTGACGATGAACTATAA
- the NCAS0G00730 gene encoding uncharacterized protein, producing MGLRRNPRGNPHITKFIIDTTAKIIDLKKIQLQKLDLLNFNLSLLYESQVAALIKDPAQYDHEQAGVWWSKIPSFQAFHNIIGSITDLY from the coding sequence ATGGGATTAAGAAGGAATCCCAGAGGAAATCCACACATCACCAAGTTCATAATTGATACAACAGCAAAAATTATTGAcctaaaaaaaattcagtTGCAGAAGCTTGACCTGCTAAAttttaatctttcattGCTATATGAGTCACAAGTTGCAGCCCTAATAAAAGACCCGGCTCAATACGATCACGAGCAAGCAGGAGTATGGTGGTCTAAGATTCCGTCGTTTCAGGCTTTCCACAATATAATTGGCAGCATTACAGACTTATATTGA
- the GLO4 gene encoding hydroxyacylglutathione hydrolase GLO4 (ancestral locus Anc_5.637): protein MLRQVGKMYVKPIKMRWSTGGVNYSYLLSSQDKEHSWLIDPAESDEVIPHLDPQERLNIRAIVNTHHHYDHSDGNISMINELKQDGNQHIVKIIAGSKSSPGVSEIPTHLQKYQLGNLEVVCLRTPCHTQDSICYYVKDSDTNEQCLFTGDTLFTGGCGRFFEGNGQEMDQALNKTILEGVGEPNWNMTRVYPGHEYTKDNVKFIRKFVYQELGDNEALDKLEKFCKSHEVTTGEFTLDDELKFNPFMRLDDPIVRKAVGDAEEKWERSKVMETLRKMKNSM from the coding sequence ATGTTAAGACAAGTAGGCAAGATGTACGTTAAACCAATCAAGATGAGATGGAGCACCGGGGGTGTCAATTACAGTTATCTTCTAAGTAGTCAGGATAAAGAACATTCCTGGTTGATCGACCCTGCAGAATCAGACGAGGTAATCCCTCATTTGGACCCTCAAGAGAGACTCAACATTAGAGCCATTGTGAATACACACCATCATTACGATCATTCCGATGGTAACATTTCCATGatcaatgaattgaaacagGACGGTAATCAGCACATAGTGAAGATTATCGCTGGATCTAAAAGTTCACCTGGTGTCTCTGAGATACCTACTCATTTGCAGAAATACCAATTGGGTAACTTGGAAGTGGTTTGTCTTAGAACGCCATGCCATACACAGGATTCTATTTGCTATTACGTGAAGGATTCTGATACTAATGAACAATGCTTGTTCACAGGTGATACTTTATTTACTGGTGGTTGCGGAAGGTTTTTTGAAGGGAATGGACAAGAGATGGACCAGGCATTGAATAAGACTATTTTGGAAGGTGTCGGGGAaccaaattggaatatgACGAGAGTTTATCCCGGACACGAGTACACGAAGGACAATGTTAAGTTCATTAGAAAGTTTGTGTATCAAGAATTGGGTGATAATGAAGCACTAGATAAATTGGAGAAGTTCTGTAAAAGCCATGAAGTAACCACGGGTGAGTTCActttggatgatgaattgaaattcaaCCCATTCATGAGATTGGATGATCCTATAGTAAGAAAGGCAGTTGGAGACgctgaagaaaaatggGAACGTTCTAAGGTGATGGAGACTCtaaggaaaatgaagaacTCCATGTAA
- the PEP12 gene encoding SNAP receptor PEP12 (ancestral locus Anc_5.630), with protein MQNPFLDLENQTIIDSDTDEQVGGDPSDPSDFHLKPFKDSPEFQSLKESIQAQLFEINGQIGTLQQFTSSLQNSLQTGQIRTKVVENVIKRASTNIHNVNSLMKQCNDVVQRIDSLDPNELDKVQIIQREKLVRDVRYSINEFQETQKEYTQLVKSINDKNKSALLQDQSVKNYTDDDSNKAALSQEQDRQEQLQQQQQQHVEIIREPINNEEFAYQQNLIQERDREITNIEQGITELNEIFKDLGAVVQQQGLMVDNIEANLYSVHDNTQMASKELNRARRSQKVSTKWCLYLLVALSVMLFFLILVVFI; from the coding sequence ATGCAAAACCCATTCCTAGACTTAGAAAACCAGACTATAATAGACTCTGATACGGATGAACAAGTGGGGGGCGACCCATCTGACCCATCTgattttcatttgaaacCATTTAAGGATTCCCCTGAATTCCAATCTCTCAAGGAATCCATCCAGGCTCAGttgtttgaaattaacGGTCAGATAGGCACATTACAACAATTTACATCTTCTTTACAAAACTCTCTTCAGACTGGTCAAATAAGGACGAAGGTTGTGGAGAACGTCATTAAGAGAGCTTCCACTAATATCCATAATGTGaattcattgatgaaacAATGTAATGACGTCGTACAGAGGATTGATTCTTTAGATCCTAATGAGCTGGATAAAGTTCAAATCATCCAAAGGGAAAAGTTGGTCAGGGATGTCAGATACTCCATTAATGAGTTTCAGGAAACACAGAAAGAATACACTCAGCTAGTTAAGtccattaatgataaaaataagAGTGCATTGTTGCAAGATCAATCCGTGAAAAATTATACGGATGATGATTCGAATAAAGCAGCTTTGTCACAGGAACAAGATAGACAGGAACAATtacagcaacagcaacagcaacatGTAGAAATCATAAGAGaaccaataaataatgaagaatttgcaTACCAACAGAATCTTATACAGGAACGTGATAGAGAAATTACCAATATTGAACAAGGTATAACagaattaaatgaaattttcaaagatttggGTGCTGTGGTTCAACAGCAAGGGTTGATGGTGGATAATATAGAAGCTAATCTTTACTCCGTGCATGATAATACCCAAATGGCGTCGAAAGAGTTAAATAGGGCTAGAAGATCCCAAAAGGTTTCCACGAAATGGTGCTTGTATTTGCTCGTAGCACTAAGTGTCATGTTATTCTTTCTCATTCTAGTAGtctttatttaa
- the CYC2 gene encoding oxidoreductase (ancestral locus Anc_5.632), translating to MVARIPLFQLKSRILRYSIPTLVTVTGAVIVWKSLGIRTPSRTELSPTHFTPYKISYRQDIDASHYLLELTPSNPQKTNIWEQIPRNVIWSVEIKQPEIMVVRNYTPVPLSFVQDHNDLIPMTDKNDTGKLVFYLKQYSNGEVARWLHRLPVNSTVEIRGPFIDYKFQETDNTKFDVSMFTAGAGVVTAFQLLLSPSSKNDFRGSVRLFHSCGSLNELGPLKKIMFSLQHDNGPIDMKFFESEKGDDIRTQLKSVSQLFPQFKPSQLGRSNLRQLALVCGPEGFIDTVAGASVDLEQGPVGGILKQNGWPRENVFKFL from the coding sequence ATGGTTGCAAGGATACCACTATTTCAACTTAAGTCTAGGATACTCAGATATTCCATCCCAACTTTAGTCACTGTTACTGGTGCTGTAATTGTATGGAAGTCCCTAGGGATAAGAACTCCCTCGAGAACTGAATTATCGCCGACACATTTCACTCCATACAAGATATCATACAGACAGGACATTGATGCATCccattatttattggaacTAACACCATCTAACCCTCAAAAGACTAACATTTGGGAACAGATTCCACGCAACGTGATATGGTCCGTCGAGATAAAACAACCGGAAATAATGGTTGTGAGAAACTATACACCTGTACCCTTATCCTTCGTTCAAGATCATAATGACCTGATACCTATGACCGATAAGAATGACACTGGAAAATTAGTATTTTACTTAAAACAATATTCTAATGGTGAAGTTGCTAGATGGCTACATAGATTACCAGTGAATTCTACTGTGGAAATAAGAGGACCGTTTATTGATTACAAATTTCAGGAAACAGATAACACTAAGTTCGATGTCTCCATGTTTACAGCAGGTGCTGGGGTAGTCACGGCGttccaattattattatcgCCATCATCCAAAAATGATTTTAGAGGAAGTGTGCGATTGTTCCATTCATGTGGttcattgaatgaattggGTCCcctaaagaaaattatgTTTAGTTTACAACATGACAATGGTCCAATCgatatgaaattttttgaatCCGAGAAAGGTGATGATATAAGAACTCAATTAAAGAGTGTGTCGCAGTTGTTCCCACAATTTAAACCTTCTCAACTTGGTAGGAGTAATTTAAGACAATTAGCTCTTGTATGTGGCCCTGAAGGTTTCATTGATACTGTTGCTGGTGCCAGCGTTGATCTTGAACAAGGGCCTGTAGGTGGGATACTTAAGCAAAATGGATGGCCTAGGGAGAATGTATTTAAGTTTTTATAG
- the IRC6 gene encoding Irc6p (ancestral locus Anc_3.550), with protein sequence MTAVGVPQNKILVVFNKNRIPQTLQREFLQRTFDLPIENDSSDSIIKGIIWKNKYFELQLDLYIDEFEDFEEFVYEYCLDEMSELRSVIAGIIIIDDTYHFEDNKLVNKLQTDSGSETSSSFMVIGNFEGDYEEEDIAQWRFPSESMTNDEDIIAEYVPLDKHFRMEKNSLGDKVGVPGIKEKLDLHEWNPNCNIQKLDQIQPTHPPSNMDVDISAIINQLRDARINFQTHKDQEEAKSIATALAESIVVKQSADFSCPDI encoded by the coding sequence ATGACTGCAGTGGGTGTCCCacaaaacaaaattttgGTAGTGTTCAACAAGAATCGCATCCCCCAAACACTACAAAGGGAGTTCCTCCAACGTACTTTCGATCTTCCCATAGAAAATGACTCCAGTGATAGCATAATTAAAGGCATCATATGgaagaataaatattttgaattacAACTGGACTTatatattgatgaattcgAAGACTTCGAGGAATTTGTCTATGAGTATTGTCTGGATGAGATGAGTGAATTACGATCTGTCATTGCtggaattattatcattgacGACACGTACCATTTCGAAGATAACAAATTGGTGAATAAATTACAAACTGATAGTGGATCAGagacttcttcttcctttaTGGTGATTGGGAACTTTGAGGGAGATtatgaagaggaagatatTGCTCAATGGCGATTCCCATCGGAATCTATGACAAACGATGAAGATATCATTGCTGAATATGTGCCATTAGATAAGCATTTCAGGATGGAAAAGAACTCGCTGGGAGACAAAGTTGGAGTACCAGGTATTAAGGAAAAGTTAGACCTCCATGAGTGGAACCCAAATTGTAATATCCAAAAGTTGGATCAAATACAACCTACACATCCTCCTTCAAACATGGACGTTGATATTAGTGCCATCATTAATCAATTAAGAGATGCAAGAATAAATTTCCAGACACATAAAGATCAAGAGGAGGCAAAGAGTATAGCCACTGCTCTAGCTGAATCGATTGTTGTTAAACAATCTGCAGATTTTTCCTGCCCTGATATATAA
- the WHI2 gene encoding Whi2p (ancestral locus Anc_5.639) — MQNIITQVPENNSTTTTGNPLTSSDQNTSFYDNDSNDKENGDSLIHLNIQENHYFITRDQLMSLPESLLLCLFPSGVFLDRSGQVISNLSPDDEVYIVNFPPDCFEYIMEVYTKAQDDLLNYPVEKYFDKASNHKLINSAKGFFGFGSSNSLSNVNSNTSSGTAASTTTTSEHDLLHQKPAIIVLREDLDYYCVPQETFQFAKNESFENNDDLLHYFMAQVKIAAGSYLTKKTSIFEGLFSSNRLKDSHRKTSQRNNGKNSHKSRRQKLGPAEQHLMDMLCSSGFGDRSIWGNRTQESGKTVISSLALCRLANESTQEFRDMYHRAKTKWELEHNVNQDQIDDVSSVSLQNNNTTNSIVPSRSSTSVNIASNSNSSSKQSGPRESRKKNRLATLADNVRSHSTSRNSSLTRLRSSKSLELPKLYDLVPKPDINAKLLLFWRKPARKCWWGEEDIEVEIEIYGHWVDQEKKIIKLQLPHEDKDIEQQLNKIRIPVRLHIRRVWTLELSVVGVQ; from the coding sequence ATGCAAAATATCATTACCCAAGTTCCAGAAAATAactcaacaacaacaactggAAATCCTCTCACGTCATCAGATCAGAATACAAGTTTTTATGATAATGATTCCAACGATAAGGAAAATGGTGATTCTTTGATTCACCTAAACATTCAAGAAAACCATTACTTTATAACGAGAGACCAATTAATGTCGTTGCCAGAATCGTTATTATTGTGTCTTTTCCCCTCTGGTGTATTCTTGGACCGTTCTGGTCAAgttatttccaatttatcacctgatgatgaagtttaCATTGTCAATTTCCCACCAGATTGTTTTGAATACATAATGGAAGTTTATACAAAGGCCCAGGATGatcttttaaattatccggttgaaaaatatttcgATAAGGCCTCCAATCataaattgataaattctgCCAAAGGCTTTTTCGGTTTTGGTAGTTCCAATTCGTTATCCAACGTTAATTCAAATACTAGTTCTGGAACCGCCGCATCGACCACTACTACTAGTGAACATGACTTGTTACATCAGAAACCTGCCATTATTGTTCTGAGGGAAGATTTAGATTATTATTGTGTGCCACAGGAAACATTTCAATTTGCCAAAAACGAATcctttgaaaataatgatgatttgtTACATTATTTTATGGCTCAAGTTAAGATTGCTGCCGGCAGTTATCTTACGAAGAAGACGTCCATTTTTGAAGgtttattttcatcaaatcGTTTAAAGGATTCGCATAGGAAAACGTCTCAAAGGAACAATGGCAAAAATTCTCATAAATCAAGAAGGCAAAAATTAGGTCCTGCAGAACAACATTTAATGGATATGTTATGTTCTTCTGGTTTTGGAGATAGATCCATTTGGGGTAACAGAACTCAAGAATCGGGTAAGACAGTGATAAGTTCTTTAGCACTGTGTCGATTAGCCAACGAGAGTACCCAAGAATTTAGGGACATGTACCATCGCGCTAAAACTAAATGGGAGTTAGAACATAACGTTAATCAGgatcaaattgatgatgtATCATCAGTGTCActacaaaataataatacaactAACAGCATTGTACCTTCTAGAAGTTCAACAAGCGTGAATATTGCCAGTAATAGTAATAGTAGTAGTAAACAATCTGGCCCCAGAGAAAGTAGAAAGAAAAACAGGCTGGCCACTTTGGCAGATAATGTTCGTTCTCATTCCACTTCAAGAAATAGCTCATTGACGAGATTGAGGAGTAGTAAATCATTGGAGTTACCAAAATTGTATGACTTAGTACCCAAGCCAGATATAAATgcaaaattattattattttggaGGAAACCCGCCAGGAAATGTTGGTGgggtgaagaagatattgaagtagaaattgaaatatatggTCATTGGGTGGaccaagaaaagaagattatAAAGCTACAACTACCCCATGAGgataaagatattgaacaacaattgaacAAGATTAGAATCCCGGTCAGATTACACATTCGTCGGGTATGGACGTTAGAGTTGAGTGTCGTCGGTGTGCAATAG